The Mesorhizobium loti DNA segment CATGGCCTGGTCAAGCGGTTCGGCGACAAGACCGTCGTCGACCATGTGACGATGTCGGTCGCCGAAGGCGAGATTGTCGGCTTCCTCGGCCCCAACGGTTCGGGCAAGACGACCACCATCCGCATCATGTGCGGCCTGCTGACGCCGGACGAGGGCGAAGGCACGGTGCTGGGTTTCAACATCCGCACGGAGTCGCTCAGGATCAAACGCGAAGTCGGCTACATGACGCAGAAATTCTCGTTCTACGAGGATCTGACCATCGGCGAGAACCTCGAATTCGTGGCGCGGCTCTACCGGCTGAAACCGGTCGAGGAATATGTGTCGAGGACACTGGAGGAACTCGGCCTTACGTCGCGCCGCAACCAGCTGGCCGGCACGCTGTCCGGCGGCTGGAAGCAGCGGCTGGCGCTCGCCGCCTGCATCATGCACAAGCCGAAGCTGCTTCTGCTCGACGAACCGACGGCCGGCGTCGACCCGAAGGCGCGCCGCGAATTCTGGGACGAGATCCATCGCCTCGCCAGCGGCGGGCTCACCGTTTTGGTCTCCACCCACTACATGGACGAAGCCGAACGCTGCCACCGCATCAGCTACATCTCCTACGGCAGGATGCTGGCCACCGGCACCGTCGCCGAAGTGGTGAAGAACGCCGGCCTGACCACCTTCGTGGTGCAGGGGCCACGGCTGGCCAAGGTGGCCGAGGAGCTGCAGGCCCTCCCAGGCGTCGACCAGGTGGCGCCGTTCGGCGCGACGCTGCACGTCGTCGGCTCCGACAGGAAGAAGCTCGAAGCAGCCCTTGCCGATGTCGAGAAGGAGCACAAGGGCGTGACGGTGGCGCCGGGCGAAACCAGCCTCGAGGACGTCTTCATCCAGTTCATGTCGGGGTCGAAGGACAATATGGCATGAATGGCGTCTTCTCCTTCGCCCGGCTCGGCGCGCTGCTGATCAAGGAATTCATCCAGATGCGGCGCGACCGCATCACCTTCGCCATGATGCTGGGCGTGCCGCTGCTGCAGCTGGTCCTGTTCGGCTTTGCCATCAACAACGATCCGAAAGGCTTGCCGACGGCGCTGGTGGCGATGAGCAACGACCAGTATACGCGCGCCATGGTCACGGCGCTGCAGGTGACGGATTACTATCACTTCGACCATGTCACCGAGAGCGCCGAAGAGGCGGAGTTCCTGATGGCGCGTGGCGACGTTTCCTTCGTCGTCACCATCCCGGCCGACTTCGCCAAACGTGTCGAGCGCGGCGACAATCCGCAGATCCTGATCGAGGCCGACGCGACCGATCCTTCGGCTGCGAGCGGCGCCATTTCGACACTGAGCACCGTGGCGAGCCAGGCGCTGCTGCGCGCCCAGGGCATGCAGGCGGCCGCCGCCGAGAATGCCAGGCAGCAGCTGCAGGTGGTGGTGCACCACCGCTACAATCCCGAAGGCATTTCGCAGTACAACATCGTGCCCGGCCTGCTCGGCGTCATCCTGCAGATGACCATGGTGATGATGACGGCCATGGCGCTGACCCGCGAAACCGAGCGCGGCACGATGGAGAACCTGCTCGCCATGCCGTCCAGCCCGGCCGAGATCATGCTGGGCAAGGTGCTGCCCTTCCTTGTCGTCGGCGCGGTGCAGGTTGCGGTGGTGCTGGTGGCGGCGAAGCTTTTGTTCGACATCCCGTTCGTCGGCAGCCTGACGCTGCTGCTGTCGTCGGTGCTCGTCTTCGTGCTGTCGCTGGTGCTGCTTGGCTACACCATCTCGACCATGGCCCGCTCGCAGATGCAGGCGATGCAGCTCACCTTCTTTTTCTTCCTGCCGTCGCTGCTCTTGTCGGGCTTCATGTTCCCCTATCGCGGCATGCCGGGTTGGGCCCAGGCGCTGGGCGAAATCTTCCCGCTGACGCATTTCCTGCGCATCACCCGCGCGGTCATGCTGAAGGGCGCCGACTTCCATGCCATCGCCGCCGAGATCGGCTGGCTGGTCGTGTTCGTGCTGGTGTTCGCGGGCACCGCGCTGCTGCGGTTCAGGCGCACGCTGGATTAGAGCTGTTCCAGGAAAGTGCGAACGGTTTCCGTCCGGAACTGCGATCAGGCGGCCGCCATGATCTCGGCATAGGTGCCGAAATCGACATTGCCGCCGGACAGCACCACGGCAACGCTTTTGCCGGACAGTTCGATCTCGCTCGAAGACAGCGCCGCGAATGCGACGCAACCACCGGGCTCGACCACCAGCTTCAGATAGGCCATGGCATCGCGCATCGCTTGACCCGTCGCTTTGTCGGATACGGCGATGGCACCAGTGAGGTTTTTTCGGTTGATCTCGAAGGTGATGGCGCCCGGCTCAGCGGTCAGGATCGCGTCGCAGATGGAGCTGTAGCCCGGTTCGTTGGAAACGCGGGCCCCGGCGGCGAGCGAGCGGCGGGTGTCGTCGAAATGCTCGGGCTCGACCGCCCACACCGCTGTGCCGGGCGAGGCATCCTTGACCGCGACCGAAATGCCGCTCGACAGGCCGCCGCCACCGCAGGGTATGACGACGGCATCGAGGCTGACCCCGAGCGCCCTGGCCTGTCGCATCAGCTCAAGGCCGATCGTGCCTTGCCCGGCAATGATGGCCGGATCGTCGAAGGGCGGCACCAGCACCATGCCTCTGTCGATATAGGGGCGAACCACGCTCATGCGGTCATCGCGAAAACGGTCGAACGGCACCACCTCGGCACCCATCTTGCGGACATTGCCGATCTTCATCGCCGGCGCATCCGCCGGCATGGCGATGACCGCCTTGACGCCGAACATGGCGGCGGAAGCGGCGACGCCTTGCGCATGATTGCCTGAGGAGAAGGCAACGACACCTCGGCCGCGCTCTTCCTCGCTCAACGACGACAGCTTGTTGTAGGCGCCGCGGAACTTGAACGAGCCGGTGCGCTGCAGCGTCTCCGGCTTGAACAGGATACGCCCGCCAAAGCGCTTGTTCAGCTCAGCCGATTCGATCAACGGGGTTTCGACGATCAGGCCGGAGAGCCGGGCCGCAGCGGCGTGGATGTCGGCGATGCCGGGAGGGGTGGTCATGGCGGATCCTATGGCGATGTGATCCGGCCATGGTGCACGCAAAGGGCCGCGCGATGCCAACGAAAAGATGTAACCGATACAAAGTTAGCCGGTATGGGTCGGGGACACGGTCTCCAGCGTCTCGGCAGTGCCACCCCGCCGACATATCGCCAGTTTCACCCCAGCAGCGCCCTTTGCCTCTTGCTCCCACCCAGCTTGCGCCAATTGTTGAAGCGATGTGTGGCGGCGGCAAAGGAGATCTTCATCTGCTGGGACACCGAATAGCGCGACTTGCCCTCGTCGAACATGCGGTAGCAGCATTCGACGCCTTCCTCGGTCAGTTTGCCGTCCGGCGCCTTGTTGTGCGGATTGGCGGGGTCGAATTTTTCAACCTGCTGCTCGACCAGGCCCTTCAGCCGCTGCAGATCGGCCTCGATGCTGGCGATGAGATCGAGAACGGGTTTCGGGTCGAAATGCTGGGGGGGCGGCTTCGTCATACGTTGATCCTCATCCTTGTCTTAGGTTTAGCTATATAGGTGAATCTTTGCCGATAAT contains these protein-coding regions:
- a CDS encoding pyridoxal-5'-phosphate-dependent protein subunit beta, giving the protein MTTPPGIADIHAAAARLSGLIVETPLIESAELNKRFGGRILFKPETLQRTGSFKFRGAYNKLSSLSEEERGRGVVAFSSGNHAQGVAASAAMFGVKAVIAMPADAPAMKIGNVRKMGAEVVPFDRFRDDRMSVVRPYIDRGMVLVPPFDDPAIIAGQGTIGLELMRQARALGVSLDAVVIPCGGGGLSSGISVAVKDASPGTAVWAVEPEHFDDTRRSLAAGARVSNEPGYSSICDAILTAEPGAITFEINRKNLTGAIAVSDKATGQAMRDAMAYLKLVVEPGGCVAFAALSSSEIELSGKSVAVVLSGGNVDFGTYAEIMAAA
- a CDS encoding ABC transporter permease, with translation MNGVFSFARLGALLIKEFIQMRRDRITFAMMLGVPLLQLVLFGFAINNDPKGLPTALVAMSNDQYTRAMVTALQVTDYYHFDHVTESAEEAEFLMARGDVSFVVTIPADFAKRVERGDNPQILIEADATDPSAASGAISTLSTVASQALLRAQGMQAAAAENARQQLQVVVHHRYNPEGISQYNIVPGLLGVILQMTMVMMTAMALTRETERGTMENLLAMPSSPAEIMLGKVLPFLVVGAVQVAVVLVAAKLLFDIPFVGSLTLLLSSVLVFVLSLVLLGYTISTMARSQMQAMQLTFFFFLPSLLLSGFMFPYRGMPGWAQALGEIFPLTHFLRITRAVMLKGADFHAIAAEIGWLVVFVLVFAGTALLRFRRTLD
- a CDS encoding atp-binding protein — encoded protein: MNAIDVHGLVKRFGDKTVVDHVTMSVAEGEIVGFLGPNGSGKTTTIRIMCGLLTPDEGEGTVLGFNIRTESLRIKREVGYMTQKFSFYEDLTIGENLEFVARLYRLKPVEEYVSRTLEELGLTSRRNQLAGTLSGGWKQRLALAACIMHKPKLLLLDEPTAGVDPKARREFWDEIHRLASGGLTVLVSTHYMDEAERCHRISYISYGRMLATGTVAEVVKNAGLTTFVVQGPRLAKVAEELQALPGVDQVAPFGATLHVVGSDRKKLEAALADVEKEHKGVTVAPGETSLEDVFIQFMSGSKDNMA